Within the Bradyrhizobium cosmicum genome, the region GCAGTCGCGCCGCAGCGCCCTCTCGCTCGATCAGGTCGATGCGCACGGCCATCTGGCCGGTCGGGAACTTGCCTGATATCGAGGTTCGGCAGAGCATGGGCGCGCCACCCGCCTTGAAGCAGAGTTTCTGCCAATCGCCGTAGGTGATGTCCTTCGCGTCGCGCTGACCCCTTGTCATGACTTCGGCAGGTTTATCGGCTTGCGCAGCGAGACAAGATAACGCTGGGATCGTGGCGATGAGGGCGAATGGAAGGGCTGCGATACAGTCGCGGCGGGCGCTGGGCATGGTCGCATCTCCGTCACCGGGCTCTATCTTTGCGCGTCCAGAAATTTCGTCACCAGCGGCGACCAGAGCGGAATTGCATCCGGCGAGCCGATGAAGAAATGCCCTTCGTTGCCGAACGGCGGCATCAGATGATATTCGGCCCGGCCGCCGGCGGCCGTGAATGCCGCATGCATGCGCTTCGACAGCTCCGGGCCGAAGAACGTATCGTTCTCGATGTAGATCCACAGCATCGGCACGCGCGCGGTCCGGCCGAAATCGGCGGTAGCCTCGACCAGTTTGTCGGGCGCGCAGTTGTTGTTCGGCTTGCCGCCGACCCGCCCGCCGCGACCGGCGGCGAACGTGATGATGGCTTTCACCTGCGGCGGATTCACACTCGATAATGCGATCGAAGCCCAGCCGCCGGCGGACTGGCCGACCACGATTACGTCCTTCGGGATGATGCGTCTCTCGGCCGCCATGTAGTCGATGATCCAGAGATCGACCTGC harbors:
- a CDS encoding alpha/beta hydrolase family protein; this encodes MRRILAMILATVLLLLAAFEAPARAEDDVRIQEEIWALPLPLPMFAYLVRPVGDGPFPLVIMNHGVSLNPTDRSFFPLVEFRDAAKWFARRGYLVVAPVGSGYGAAAIDIPERGIYGPFFSKVGKCANPNFHDAGLAVAQVDLWIIDYMAAERRIIPKDVIVVGQSAGGWASIALSSVNPPQVKAIITFAAGRGGRVGGKPNNNCAPDKLVEATADFGRTARVPMLWIYIENDTFFGPELSKRMHAAFTAAGGRAEYHLMPPFGNEGHFFIGSPDAIPLWSPLVTKFLDAQR